One segment of Pontibacter akesuensis DNA contains the following:
- a CDS encoding aminotransferase class V-fold PLP-dependent enzyme — MLNFYPGPSKVYPEVRQYMVDAYDEGVLSTPHRGEQFVQLSRTVVGSMKRKLNIPQDYHIFYASSATEIWEILIQSLTKHKSSHIYNGSFGEKWFQYAQKLRPASEGFQFDVNEPMPVSDLQVSPDTELICFTQNETSNGTQVGPTTILNLHNRYRDTLIAVDATSSMAGLNLKLIKADIWYGSVQKCFGLPPGLAVMACSPRAILRAKRMGERAHYNSLVTMHEKMLNYQTTHTPNELSIYLLKRMLEDRPFIKGIDQHLTDRALDLYTFFEQFTDIKLLVENEEVRSKTVVTLQANDRLIEDIKKRALHHNIRLGNGYGQWARNTVRIANFPAIQDEEYEELKRFFLHYYA, encoded by the coding sequence ATGCTTAACTTCTATCCCGGTCCGTCTAAAGTATACCCTGAGGTGCGCCAGTACATGGTGGACGCTTATGATGAGGGTGTTCTGAGCACGCCGCACCGGGGCGAGCAGTTCGTGCAGCTCTCGCGTACGGTGGTTGGCTCTATGAAGCGCAAGCTCAACATCCCGCAGGACTACCACATCTTTTATGCCTCCTCGGCCACCGAGATCTGGGAAATCCTGATTCAGAGCCTGACCAAGCACAAAAGCTCGCACATCTACAACGGCTCTTTCGGGGAGAAATGGTTTCAGTACGCGCAAAAGCTGCGCCCGGCTTCTGAGGGTTTTCAATTTGATGTGAACGAGCCCATGCCGGTGAGCGACCTGCAGGTAAGCCCGGACACGGAACTGATCTGCTTTACGCAGAACGAGACTTCCAACGGTACGCAGGTAGGCCCTACTACCATCCTGAACCTGCACAACCGCTACCGCGACACGCTGATCGCTGTGGATGCTACCTCCTCCATGGCTGGCTTAAACCTAAAACTGATTAAGGCAGACATCTGGTACGGATCAGTGCAGAAGTGTTTCGGCCTGCCGCCGGGGCTTGCCGTAATGGCCTGCTCTCCGCGCGCTATACTTCGGGCCAAGCGCATGGGGGAGCGCGCGCATTACAACAGCCTGGTAACGATGCATGAGAAAATGCTCAATTACCAGACCACGCACACGCCAAATGAGCTGAGCATTTACTTGCTCAAGCGCATGCTCGAAGACCGCCCGTTTATCAAAGGCATTGATCAGCACCTGACCGACCGGGCACTGGACCTCTATACTTTCTTCGAACAGTTCACCGACATCAAGCTGCTGGTGGAGAACGAGGAGGTGCGCTCTAAAACCGTAGTCACGCTGCAAGCCAACGACAGGCTGATAGAGGATATTAAAAAGCGGGCGCTGCACCACAACATCCGCCTTGGAAACGGCTACGGCCAGTGGGCCAGAAATACCGTGCGCATTGCCAACTTCCCAGCCATACAGGACGAAGAGTACGAAGAGCTGAAACGCTTCTTCCTGCACTATTACGCTTGA
- the aroQ gene encoding type II 3-dehydroquinate dehydratase, translated as MKILILNGPNLNLLGTREKSVYGSRSFEDYYKELEEAFPGLELSTFQSNTEGTLIDKLHEVGFSYKGIVFNAGAYTHTSVALSDAVKAIDTPVIEVHISNVYAREAFRHKSMIAPHCAGSIIGFGLESYRLALLHFERMKPKQVGFRV; from the coding sequence ATGAAAATACTCATCCTGAACGGCCCGAACCTGAACCTGCTGGGCACGCGCGAGAAGTCGGTGTACGGTAGCCGTTCCTTCGAAGATTACTACAAAGAGCTGGAGGAAGCTTTTCCGGGGCTGGAACTTTCAACCTTTCAGTCGAACACCGAAGGCACGCTGATTGATAAGCTGCACGAGGTGGGTTTCAGCTACAAGGGCATCGTGTTTAACGCTGGAGCCTATACCCATACGTCGGTGGCGCTGTCAGACGCTGTGAAGGCCATTGATACACCTGTAATTGAAGTGCACATTTCGAATGTGTATGCGCGGGAGGCTTTTCGCCACAAAAGTATGATTGCCCCGCATTGTGCTGGCAGCATCATCGGCTTCGGTTTGGAAAGTTACCGGCTTGCTTTACTGCACTTTGAGCGGATGAAACCAAAACAAGTGGGCTTTCGGGTATGA
- the xerD gene encoding site-specific tyrosine recombinase XerD, which yields MNWRISIKQFEEYLKLEKSLSRHSVEAYVRDVRKLIDFLDLKGMQVSPEEVSPAILREFLQWVNELGMTPHSQARTLSGIRAYYKFLIMEDMMQTDPTDTIEAPKLSRKLPDTLAFHEIEQLLAAIDLSTPEGVRNRAMLETLYSSGLRVSELLDLRISNLYADAGFLKIAGKGEKERLVPIGRDALKHINLYREGIRCHLTIKKGHEDILFLNRRGTSMSRIMVFTIIKDLVAKAGIQKTVSPHTFRHSFATHLIEGGADLRAVQEMLGHESITTTEIYTHLDRDYLKQVIKDFHPRS from the coding sequence GTGAACTGGCGCATCAGCATAAAGCAATTCGAGGAGTACCTGAAACTGGAGAAATCGCTTTCGCGGCACTCAGTGGAGGCTTACGTGCGTGATGTGCGCAAGCTGATCGATTTCCTGGATCTGAAGGGAATGCAGGTGAGCCCTGAGGAGGTGTCGCCGGCCATACTTCGGGAGTTTCTGCAGTGGGTGAATGAACTGGGCATGACACCGCATTCACAGGCCCGCACGCTGTCGGGTATCCGCGCTTATTACAAGTTCCTCATCATGGAAGACATGATGCAGACTGACCCCACCGACACAATTGAAGCCCCCAAACTAAGCCGTAAACTCCCCGATACGCTTGCCTTCCACGAGATTGAGCAACTGCTGGCCGCCATCGATCTGTCTACGCCGGAGGGCGTGCGCAACCGCGCCATGCTCGAAACACTTTACAGCTCCGGACTGCGTGTGTCTGAGTTACTCGATTTGCGCATCAGTAATTTGTATGCCGATGCTGGCTTCCTCAAAATTGCCGGTAAAGGCGAGAAGGAGCGCCTGGTACCGATTGGCCGCGATGCGCTGAAGCATATCAACCTGTACCGCGAGGGCATTCGCTGCCACCTCACTATTAAAAAAGGACACGAAGATATCCTGTTCCTGAACCGGAGGGGCACCAGCATGTCGCGCATCATGGTGTTCACCATCATCAAAGACTTGGTGGCCAAAGCCGGCATCCAGAAAACAGTGAGCCCCCACACGTTCCGCCATTCCTTTGCCACCCACCTGATAGAGGGCGGCGCTGACCTGCGCGCCGTGCAGGAAATGCTGGGCCACGAGAGCATCACCACCACCGAGATCTACACCCACCTCGACCGAGACTACCTGAAGCAGGTGATCAAAGACTTCCACCCGCGGAGCTAA
- a CDS encoding glycosyl-4,4'-diaponeurosporenoate acyltransferase CrtO family protein encodes MISWLLGLLMADFLRRRQYYGIANFRIIGSNTRYSFIGIGAFKWIVTKTFYRHLNQNIKLSATPTLDECTEVRKAMTHSEWLHRIAFWLVVTIGIPITLVQGLYRQVVPLLLLNVILNLYPVLLQQYNKRRLDKVILGVKKHQLAALR; translated from the coding sequence ATGATATCCTGGCTACTAGGGTTATTGATGGCAGATTTTTTGAGGCGCCGCCAGTATTACGGTATAGCCAACTTTCGGATTATAGGCAGCAATACCAGGTACTCATTTATAGGAATAGGTGCATTTAAGTGGATTGTAACCAAAACTTTTTATCGCCACCTGAATCAGAATATAAAGTTAAGCGCCACGCCCACTTTGGATGAATGTACTGAGGTGCGAAAGGCGATGACGCATTCTGAGTGGTTGCATAGGATAGCCTTTTGGCTGGTTGTTACAATTGGTATTCCTATAACACTGGTGCAGGGGCTATATAGACAGGTGGTGCCGCTGCTGCTGCTCAATGTTATACTTAACCTCTATCCCGTTTTACTGCAGCAGTACAATAAGCGAAGGTTGGATAAAGTCATTCTCGGTGTAAAGAAACATCAGTTAGCCGCACTAAGGTAG
- a CDS encoding anhydro-N-acetylmuramic acid kinase: MNKNLSHLFEIINKEKRTIIGLMSGTSLDGLDIALCEFSGHGLETKVVVRAFETMAYGSEFKESIKSIFAKRQVDLERVCLLNAFIGSYHADLILNCLQKWGIAPSEVDAIASHGQTIYHAPLSLHQQHNMPNATLQIGDGDRIAVKTGILTLSDFRQKHVAAGGEGAPLAVYGDYLLFSEKGQDRIMLNIGGIANFTFLPGDLNTDRIFSTDVGPGNTLMDAYVQANLPGKYYDANSEIALAGTCSKPLLAALLDHSFFAQGFPKTTGPELFNLSYLANAQKTSNTKGISVQDVLATLNRFSAIGICDAIERTVQKDSYKIFVSGGGMHNPLLLSSIKEILGQDTISDTAELGVLPDAKEAVLFATLANETLVGNGLSFGQNQTRLPSVHMGKISFPE; this comes from the coding sequence ATGAATAAGAATTTAAGTCATTTATTTGAAATAATTAATAAGGAAAAACGAACTATCATAGGCCTTATGTCTGGCACTTCACTGGATGGCCTTGACATTGCGCTGTGTGAATTCAGCGGACATGGATTGGAAACCAAGGTTGTTGTTCGAGCCTTCGAAACCATGGCTTACGGAAGTGAATTCAAAGAAAGTATAAAATCCATATTTGCTAAGCGGCAGGTAGACCTAGAAAGAGTTTGCCTTCTGAATGCTTTCATCGGAAGTTATCATGCCGACCTTATCCTGAATTGTTTACAAAAGTGGGGAATAGCCCCAAGCGAGGTAGATGCTATTGCGAGCCATGGGCAAACCATTTACCATGCCCCGCTTTCGTTGCACCAGCAGCATAACATGCCTAACGCTACGCTGCAAATAGGAGATGGCGATCGTATAGCAGTAAAAACTGGCATACTTACTTTAAGCGATTTCAGACAAAAGCATGTTGCTGCCGGAGGCGAAGGCGCTCCTTTGGCCGTGTATGGGGATTACCTGTTATTTTCAGAAAAAGGGCAGGACCGAATCATGCTAAACATAGGCGGAATTGCCAATTTTACCTTTCTGCCCGGCGACCTTAACACAGACAGAATTTTTTCTACGGATGTTGGGCCCGGCAATACCTTGATGGATGCTTATGTGCAGGCGAATTTACCTGGAAAATATTATGACGCTAACTCAGAGATTGCCCTAGCCGGCACTTGTAGCAAACCTTTGTTAGCCGCACTGCTGGACCATTCTTTTTTTGCACAAGGGTTCCCTAAGACCACGGGCCCAGAACTGTTCAACCTGTCATACTTAGCGAATGCGCAAAAGACTTCTAATACAAAGGGTATCTCGGTACAGGATGTTTTAGCTACCCTTAACCGATTTTCTGCCATTGGCATTTGTGATGCCATCGAGAGAACCGTGCAGAAAGACAGCTATAAAATATTTGTGAGTGGAGGCGGTATGCACAACCCCCTATTGCTTTCGAGTATAAAAGAAATTCTAGGACAAGATACCATAAGCGACACAGCAGAACTAGGCGTTTTACCCGATGCCAAAGAAGCCGTGCTGTTTGCCACACTCGCTAATGAAACGCTAGTAGGCAATGGTCTCAGCTTTGGTCAGAACCAAACCCGCTTACCTTCTGTGCACATGGGTAAAATAAGCTTTCCTGAATAA